A stretch of the Macaca mulatta isolate MMU2019108-1 chromosome 16, T2T-MMU8v2.0, whole genome shotgun sequence genome encodes the following:
- the OTOP3 gene encoding proton channel OTOP3 isoform X1: MGRGARAAAAQSRWGRASRASVSLGRTIRSAPAVGEAQETEAVPHKENRVDMGAKERAATDPLQQKSWLVRHFSLLLRRDRQAQKAGQLFSGLLALNVVFLGGAFICSMIFNKVAVTLGDVWILLATLKVLSLLWLLYYVASTTRRPHAVLYQDPHAGPLWVRGSLVLFGTCTFCLNIFRVGYDVSHIRCKSQLELVFPVIEMVFIGVQTWVLWKHCKDCVQVQTNFTRCGLMLTLATNLLLWVLAVTNDSMHREIEAELGILMEKYTGNETNTCLCLNATTCEAFRRGFLMLYPFSTEYCLICCAVLFVMWKNVGRSVASHMGAHPGTVPFHLHGAIFGLLLGLLVLLAGVCVFVLFQIEASGSAIAYQYFTLYYAFYVAVLPAMSLACLAGTAIHGLEERELDTVKNPTRSLDVVLLMGAALGQMGIAYFSIVAIVAKHPHELLNRLILAYSLLLILQHIAQNLFIIEGLHRRPLWEAVPEGLARKQEAEPPRRGSLLELGQGLQRASLAYIHSYSHLNWKRRALKEISLFLILCNITLWMMPAFGIHPEFENGLEKDFYGYQIWFTIVNFGLPLGVFYRMHSVGGLVEVYLGA; this comes from the exons ATGGGCCGCGGAGCCCGAGCGGCGGCTGCGCAGTCCCGCTGGGGTAGGGCGTCGCGGGCATCGGTCTCACTTGGACGGACGATCCGCTCAGCGCCCGCAGTCGGTG AAGCACAGGAGACTGAAGCAGTCCCACATAAGGAGAACCGAGTGGATATGGGGGCCAAGGAGAGAGCGGCCACCGACCCGCTCCAGCAGAAGTCCTGGCTGGTGCGGCATTTCTCCCTGCTCCTGCGGCGGGACCGACAAGCCCAGAAGGCCGGGCAACTCTTCTCGGGGCTCCTGGCCCTGAACGTGGTGTTCCTGGGCGGGGCCTTCATCTGCAGCATGATCTTCAACAAGGTGGCCGTCACTCTGGGCGACGTGTGGATCCTGCTGGCCACGCTGAAGGTCCTCTCCCTGCTCTGGCTTCTCTACTACGTGGCAAGCACCACCCGCCGACCACATGCCGTGCTGTACCAAGATCCCCACGCGGGGCCCCTCTGGGTGCGGG GTTCCCTAGTGCTCTTCGGCACCTGCACCTTCTGCCTCAACATCTTCCGAGTGGGCTACGATGTGAGCCACATCCGCTGCAAGTCACAGCTGGAGCTTGTCTTCCCTGTCATCGAGATGGTCTTCATCGGCGTCCAG ACCTGGGTGCTCTGGAAACACTGCAAAGACTGTGTTCAGGTCCAGACCAACTTCACTAG ATGTGGCCTGATGCTGACCCTGGCCACGAACCTGCTGCTGTGGGTTCTGGCCGTTACCAATGACTCCATGCACCGAGAGATTGAAGCTGAGCTTGGCATCCTCATGGAAAAATACACAG GCAATGAGACCAACACCTGTCTGTGCCTCAATGCCACCACGTGTGAAGCTTTCCGAAGGGGCTTCCTGATGCTGTACCCCTTCAGCACTGAGTACTGCCTCATCTGCTGTGCCGTGCTGTTTGTCATGTGGAAGAATGTGGGCCGCAGTGTGGCATCCCACATGGGTGCCCACCCTGGCACTGTGCCCTTCCACCTGCACGGGGCCATCTTCGGGCTGCTGCTGGGCCTGCTGGTGCTGTTGGCAGGCGTGTGCGTCTTTGTGCTCTTCCAAATCGAGGCCAGTGGCTCTGCCATTGCTTACCAGTATTTCACCCTCTACTATGCCTTCTATGTGGCTGTGCTGCCCGCCATGAGCCTGGCATGCCTGGCAGGCACAGCCATACATGGGCTGGAGGAGCGAGAGCTGGACACGGTCAAGAATCCTACCCGCAGCCTGGATGTGGTGCTGCTGATGGGTGCTGCACTGGGCCAGATGGGCATCGCCTATTTCTCCATTGTGGCCATTGTGGCCAAGCACCCGCATGAGCTGCTCAACCGCCTCATCCTGGCCTACTCGCTGCTGCTCATCTTGCAGCACATCGCTCAGAACCTCTTCATCATCGAGGGCCTGCACCGGCGCCCACTCTGGGAGGCAGTTCCCGAGGGCCTGGCAAGAAAGCAGGAGGCTGAGCCTCCCCGCAGAGGCTCCCTGCTGGAGCTGGGCCAGGGCCTGCAGCGGGCCTCACTGGCCTACATCCACTCCTACAGCCACCTCAACTGGAAGCGGCGGGCCCTCAAGGAGATCTCACTCTTCCTCATCCTCTGCAATATCACA CTGTGGATGATGCCTGCATTTGGCATACACCCGGAGTTTGAGAATGGGCTAGAAAAGGATTTCTACGGCTACCAGATATGGTTCACCATCGTCAACTTCGGCCTGCCTCTGGGGGTCTTCTACCGCATGCACTCTGTGGGAGGCCTGGTGGAGGTCTACCTGGGGGCCTGA
- the OTOP3 gene encoding proton channel OTOP3 isoform X2, translating to MPAPASAPAEATPMPSSEAQETEAVPHKENRVDMGAKERAATDPLQQKSWLVRHFSLLLRRDRQAQKAGQLFSGLLALNVVFLGGAFICSMIFNKVAVTLGDVWILLATLKVLSLLWLLYYVASTTRRPHAVLYQDPHAGPLWVRGSLVLFGTCTFCLNIFRVGYDVSHIRCKSQLELVFPVIEMVFIGVQELALWSHHLHQPLGSRPCLFQTWVLWKHCKDCVQVQTNFTRCGLMLTLATNLLLWVLAVTNDSMHREIEAELGILMEKYTGNETNTCLCLNATTCEAFRRGFLMLYPFSTEYCLICCAVLFVMWKNVGRSVASHMGAHPGTVPFHLHGAIFGLLLGLLVLLAGVCVFVLFQIEASGSAIAYQYFTLYYAFYVAVLPAMSLACLAGTAIHGLEERELDTVKNPTRSLDVVLLMGAALGQMGIAYFSIVAIVAKHPHELLNRLILAYSLLLILQHIAQNLFIIEGLHRRPLWEAVPEGLARKQEAEPPRRGSLLELGQGLQRASLAYIHSYSHLNWKRRALKEISLFLILCNITLWMMPAFGIHPEFENGLEKDFYGYQIWFTIVNFGLPLGVFYRMHSVGGLVEVYLGA from the exons atgcctgccccggcctcag CCCCTGCTGAGGCTACACCCATGCCTTCTTCAGAAGCACAGGAGACTGAAGCAGTCCCACATAAGGAGAACCGAGTGGATATGGGGGCCAAGGAGAGAGCGGCCACCGACCCGCTCCAGCAGAAGTCCTGGCTGGTGCGGCATTTCTCCCTGCTCCTGCGGCGGGACCGACAAGCCCAGAAGGCCGGGCAACTCTTCTCGGGGCTCCTGGCCCTGAACGTGGTGTTCCTGGGCGGGGCCTTCATCTGCAGCATGATCTTCAACAAGGTGGCCGTCACTCTGGGCGACGTGTGGATCCTGCTGGCCACGCTGAAGGTCCTCTCCCTGCTCTGGCTTCTCTACTACGTGGCAAGCACCACCCGCCGACCACATGCCGTGCTGTACCAAGATCCCCACGCGGGGCCCCTCTGGGTGCGGG GTTCCCTAGTGCTCTTCGGCACCTGCACCTTCTGCCTCAACATCTTCCGAGTGGGCTACGATGTGAGCCACATCCGCTGCAAGTCACAGCTGGAGCTTGTCTTCCCTGTCATCGAGATGGTCTTCATCGGCGTCCAG GAACTCGCACTGTGgtcccaccacctccaccagcCCCTGGGCTCAAGGCCCTGTCTCTTTCAGACCTGGGTGCTCTGGAAACACTGCAAAGACTGTGTTCAGGTCCAGACCAACTTCACTAG ATGTGGCCTGATGCTGACCCTGGCCACGAACCTGCTGCTGTGGGTTCTGGCCGTTACCAATGACTCCATGCACCGAGAGATTGAAGCTGAGCTTGGCATCCTCATGGAAAAATACACAG GCAATGAGACCAACACCTGTCTGTGCCTCAATGCCACCACGTGTGAAGCTTTCCGAAGGGGCTTCCTGATGCTGTACCCCTTCAGCACTGAGTACTGCCTCATCTGCTGTGCCGTGCTGTTTGTCATGTGGAAGAATGTGGGCCGCAGTGTGGCATCCCACATGGGTGCCCACCCTGGCACTGTGCCCTTCCACCTGCACGGGGCCATCTTCGGGCTGCTGCTGGGCCTGCTGGTGCTGTTGGCAGGCGTGTGCGTCTTTGTGCTCTTCCAAATCGAGGCCAGTGGCTCTGCCATTGCTTACCAGTATTTCACCCTCTACTATGCCTTCTATGTGGCTGTGCTGCCCGCCATGAGCCTGGCATGCCTGGCAGGCACAGCCATACATGGGCTGGAGGAGCGAGAGCTGGACACGGTCAAGAATCCTACCCGCAGCCTGGATGTGGTGCTGCTGATGGGTGCTGCACTGGGCCAGATGGGCATCGCCTATTTCTCCATTGTGGCCATTGTGGCCAAGCACCCGCATGAGCTGCTCAACCGCCTCATCCTGGCCTACTCGCTGCTGCTCATCTTGCAGCACATCGCTCAGAACCTCTTCATCATCGAGGGCCTGCACCGGCGCCCACTCTGGGAGGCAGTTCCCGAGGGCCTGGCAAGAAAGCAGGAGGCTGAGCCTCCCCGCAGAGGCTCCCTGCTGGAGCTGGGCCAGGGCCTGCAGCGGGCCTCACTGGCCTACATCCACTCCTACAGCCACCTCAACTGGAAGCGGCGGGCCCTCAAGGAGATCTCACTCTTCCTCATCCTCTGCAATATCACA CTGTGGATGATGCCTGCATTTGGCATACACCCGGAGTTTGAGAATGGGCTAGAAAAGGATTTCTACGGCTACCAGATATGGTTCACCATCGTCAACTTCGGCCTGCCTCTGGGGGTCTTCTACCGCATGCACTCTGTGGGAGGCCTGGTGGAGGTCTACCTGGGGGCCTGA
- the OTOP3 gene encoding proton channel OTOP3 isoform X4, translating to MPAPASAPAEATPMPSSEAQETEAVPHKENRVDMGAKERAATDPLQQKSWLVRHFSLLLRRDRQAQKAGQLFSGLLALNVVFLGGAFICSMIFNKVAVTLGDVWILLATLKVLSLLWLLYYVASTTRRPHAVLYQDPHAGPLWVRGSLVLFGTCTFCLNIFRVGYDVSHIRCKSQLELVFPVIEMVFIGVQTWVLWKHCKDCVQVQTNFTRCGLMLTLATNLLLWVLAVTNDSMHREIEAELGILMEKYTGNETNTCLCLNATTCEAFRRGFLMLYPFSTEYCLICCAVLFVMWKNVGRSVASHMGAHPGTVPFHLHGAIFGLLLGLLVLLAGVCVFVLFQIEASGSAIAYQYFTLYYAFYVAVLPAMSLACLAGTAIHGLEERELDTVKNPTRSLDVVLLMGAALGQMGIAYFSIVAIVAKHPHELLNRLILAYSLLLILQHIAQNLFIIEGLHRRPLWEAVPEGLARKQEAEPPRRGSLLELGQGLQRASLAYIHSYSHLNWKRRALKEISLFLILCNITLWMMPAFGIHPEFENGLEKDFYGYQIWFTIVNFGLPLGVFYRMHSVGGLVEVYLGA from the exons atgcctgccccggcctcag CCCCTGCTGAGGCTACACCCATGCCTTCTTCAGAAGCACAGGAGACTGAAGCAGTCCCACATAAGGAGAACCGAGTGGATATGGGGGCCAAGGAGAGAGCGGCCACCGACCCGCTCCAGCAGAAGTCCTGGCTGGTGCGGCATTTCTCCCTGCTCCTGCGGCGGGACCGACAAGCCCAGAAGGCCGGGCAACTCTTCTCGGGGCTCCTGGCCCTGAACGTGGTGTTCCTGGGCGGGGCCTTCATCTGCAGCATGATCTTCAACAAGGTGGCCGTCACTCTGGGCGACGTGTGGATCCTGCTGGCCACGCTGAAGGTCCTCTCCCTGCTCTGGCTTCTCTACTACGTGGCAAGCACCACCCGCCGACCACATGCCGTGCTGTACCAAGATCCCCACGCGGGGCCCCTCTGGGTGCGGG GTTCCCTAGTGCTCTTCGGCACCTGCACCTTCTGCCTCAACATCTTCCGAGTGGGCTACGATGTGAGCCACATCCGCTGCAAGTCACAGCTGGAGCTTGTCTTCCCTGTCATCGAGATGGTCTTCATCGGCGTCCAG ACCTGGGTGCTCTGGAAACACTGCAAAGACTGTGTTCAGGTCCAGACCAACTTCACTAG ATGTGGCCTGATGCTGACCCTGGCCACGAACCTGCTGCTGTGGGTTCTGGCCGTTACCAATGACTCCATGCACCGAGAGATTGAAGCTGAGCTTGGCATCCTCATGGAAAAATACACAG GCAATGAGACCAACACCTGTCTGTGCCTCAATGCCACCACGTGTGAAGCTTTCCGAAGGGGCTTCCTGATGCTGTACCCCTTCAGCACTGAGTACTGCCTCATCTGCTGTGCCGTGCTGTTTGTCATGTGGAAGAATGTGGGCCGCAGTGTGGCATCCCACATGGGTGCCCACCCTGGCACTGTGCCCTTCCACCTGCACGGGGCCATCTTCGGGCTGCTGCTGGGCCTGCTGGTGCTGTTGGCAGGCGTGTGCGTCTTTGTGCTCTTCCAAATCGAGGCCAGTGGCTCTGCCATTGCTTACCAGTATTTCACCCTCTACTATGCCTTCTATGTGGCTGTGCTGCCCGCCATGAGCCTGGCATGCCTGGCAGGCACAGCCATACATGGGCTGGAGGAGCGAGAGCTGGACACGGTCAAGAATCCTACCCGCAGCCTGGATGTGGTGCTGCTGATGGGTGCTGCACTGGGCCAGATGGGCATCGCCTATTTCTCCATTGTGGCCATTGTGGCCAAGCACCCGCATGAGCTGCTCAACCGCCTCATCCTGGCCTACTCGCTGCTGCTCATCTTGCAGCACATCGCTCAGAACCTCTTCATCATCGAGGGCCTGCACCGGCGCCCACTCTGGGAGGCAGTTCCCGAGGGCCTGGCAAGAAAGCAGGAGGCTGAGCCTCCCCGCAGAGGCTCCCTGCTGGAGCTGGGCCAGGGCCTGCAGCGGGCCTCACTGGCCTACATCCACTCCTACAGCCACCTCAACTGGAAGCGGCGGGCCCTCAAGGAGATCTCACTCTTCCTCATCCTCTGCAATATCACA CTGTGGATGATGCCTGCATTTGGCATACACCCGGAGTTTGAGAATGGGCTAGAAAAGGATTTCTACGGCTACCAGATATGGTTCACCATCGTCAACTTCGGCCTGCCTCTGGGGGTCTTCTACCGCATGCACTCTGTGGGAGGCCTGGTGGAGGTCTACCTGGGGGCCTGA
- the OTOP3 gene encoding proton channel OTOP3 isoform X3 produces the protein MLGRAPAEATPMPSSEAQETEAVPHKENRVDMGAKERAATDPLQQKSWLVRHFSLLLRRDRQAQKAGQLFSGLLALNVVFLGGAFICSMIFNKVAVTLGDVWILLATLKVLSLLWLLYYVASTTRRPHAVLYQDPHAGPLWVRGSLVLFGTCTFCLNIFRVGYDVSHIRCKSQLELVFPVIEMVFIGVQELALWSHHLHQPLGSRPCLFQTWVLWKHCKDCVQVQTNFTRCGLMLTLATNLLLWVLAVTNDSMHREIEAELGILMEKYTGNETNTCLCLNATTCEAFRRGFLMLYPFSTEYCLICCAVLFVMWKNVGRSVASHMGAHPGTVPFHLHGAIFGLLLGLLVLLAGVCVFVLFQIEASGSAIAYQYFTLYYAFYVAVLPAMSLACLAGTAIHGLEERELDTVKNPTRSLDVVLLMGAALGQMGIAYFSIVAIVAKHPHELLNRLILAYSLLLILQHIAQNLFIIEGLHRRPLWEAVPEGLARKQEAEPPRRGSLLELGQGLQRASLAYIHSYSHLNWKRRALKEISLFLILCNITLWMMPAFGIHPEFENGLEKDFYGYQIWFTIVNFGLPLGVFYRMHSVGGLVEVYLGA, from the exons ATGCTTGGGAGAG CCCCTGCTGAGGCTACACCCATGCCTTCTTCAGAAGCACAGGAGACTGAAGCAGTCCCACATAAGGAGAACCGAGTGGATATGGGGGCCAAGGAGAGAGCGGCCACCGACCCGCTCCAGCAGAAGTCCTGGCTGGTGCGGCATTTCTCCCTGCTCCTGCGGCGGGACCGACAAGCCCAGAAGGCCGGGCAACTCTTCTCGGGGCTCCTGGCCCTGAACGTGGTGTTCCTGGGCGGGGCCTTCATCTGCAGCATGATCTTCAACAAGGTGGCCGTCACTCTGGGCGACGTGTGGATCCTGCTGGCCACGCTGAAGGTCCTCTCCCTGCTCTGGCTTCTCTACTACGTGGCAAGCACCACCCGCCGACCACATGCCGTGCTGTACCAAGATCCCCACGCGGGGCCCCTCTGGGTGCGGG GTTCCCTAGTGCTCTTCGGCACCTGCACCTTCTGCCTCAACATCTTCCGAGTGGGCTACGATGTGAGCCACATCCGCTGCAAGTCACAGCTGGAGCTTGTCTTCCCTGTCATCGAGATGGTCTTCATCGGCGTCCAG GAACTCGCACTGTGgtcccaccacctccaccagcCCCTGGGCTCAAGGCCCTGTCTCTTTCAGACCTGGGTGCTCTGGAAACACTGCAAAGACTGTGTTCAGGTCCAGACCAACTTCACTAG ATGTGGCCTGATGCTGACCCTGGCCACGAACCTGCTGCTGTGGGTTCTGGCCGTTACCAATGACTCCATGCACCGAGAGATTGAAGCTGAGCTTGGCATCCTCATGGAAAAATACACAG GCAATGAGACCAACACCTGTCTGTGCCTCAATGCCACCACGTGTGAAGCTTTCCGAAGGGGCTTCCTGATGCTGTACCCCTTCAGCACTGAGTACTGCCTCATCTGCTGTGCCGTGCTGTTTGTCATGTGGAAGAATGTGGGCCGCAGTGTGGCATCCCACATGGGTGCCCACCCTGGCACTGTGCCCTTCCACCTGCACGGGGCCATCTTCGGGCTGCTGCTGGGCCTGCTGGTGCTGTTGGCAGGCGTGTGCGTCTTTGTGCTCTTCCAAATCGAGGCCAGTGGCTCTGCCATTGCTTACCAGTATTTCACCCTCTACTATGCCTTCTATGTGGCTGTGCTGCCCGCCATGAGCCTGGCATGCCTGGCAGGCACAGCCATACATGGGCTGGAGGAGCGAGAGCTGGACACGGTCAAGAATCCTACCCGCAGCCTGGATGTGGTGCTGCTGATGGGTGCTGCACTGGGCCAGATGGGCATCGCCTATTTCTCCATTGTGGCCATTGTGGCCAAGCACCCGCATGAGCTGCTCAACCGCCTCATCCTGGCCTACTCGCTGCTGCTCATCTTGCAGCACATCGCTCAGAACCTCTTCATCATCGAGGGCCTGCACCGGCGCCCACTCTGGGAGGCAGTTCCCGAGGGCCTGGCAAGAAAGCAGGAGGCTGAGCCTCCCCGCAGAGGCTCCCTGCTGGAGCTGGGCCAGGGCCTGCAGCGGGCCTCACTGGCCTACATCCACTCCTACAGCCACCTCAACTGGAAGCGGCGGGCCCTCAAGGAGATCTCACTCTTCCTCATCCTCTGCAATATCACA CTGTGGATGATGCCTGCATTTGGCATACACCCGGAGTTTGAGAATGGGCTAGAAAAGGATTTCTACGGCTACCAGATATGGTTCACCATCGTCAACTTCGGCCTGCCTCTGGGGGTCTTCTACCGCATGCACTCTGTGGGAGGCCTGGTGGAGGTCTACCTGGGGGCCTGA
- the OTOP3 gene encoding proton channel OTOP3 isoform X5, whose translation MPSSEAQETEAVPHKENRVDMGAKERAATDPLQQKSWLVRHFSLLLRRDRQAQKAGQLFSGLLALNVVFLGGAFICSMIFNKVAVTLGDVWILLATLKVLSLLWLLYYVASTTRRPHAVLYQDPHAGPLWVRGSLVLFGTCTFCLNIFRVGYDVSHIRCKSQLELVFPVIEMVFIGVQTWVLWKHCKDCVQVQTNFTRCGLMLTLATNLLLWVLAVTNDSMHREIEAELGILMEKYTGNETNTCLCLNATTCEAFRRGFLMLYPFSTEYCLICCAVLFVMWKNVGRSVASHMGAHPGTVPFHLHGAIFGLLLGLLVLLAGVCVFVLFQIEASGSAIAYQYFTLYYAFYVAVLPAMSLACLAGTAIHGLEERELDTVKNPTRSLDVVLLMGAALGQMGIAYFSIVAIVAKHPHELLNRLILAYSLLLILQHIAQNLFIIEGLHRRPLWEAVPEGLARKQEAEPPRRGSLLELGQGLQRASLAYIHSYSHLNWKRRALKEISLFLILCNITLWMMPAFGIHPEFENGLEKDFYGYQIWFTIVNFGLPLGVFYRMHSVGGLVEVYLGA comes from the exons ATGCCTTCTTCAGAAGCACAGGAGACTGAAGCAGTCCCACATAAGGAGAACCGAGTGGATATGGGGGCCAAGGAGAGAGCGGCCACCGACCCGCTCCAGCAGAAGTCCTGGCTGGTGCGGCATTTCTCCCTGCTCCTGCGGCGGGACCGACAAGCCCAGAAGGCCGGGCAACTCTTCTCGGGGCTCCTGGCCCTGAACGTGGTGTTCCTGGGCGGGGCCTTCATCTGCAGCATGATCTTCAACAAGGTGGCCGTCACTCTGGGCGACGTGTGGATCCTGCTGGCCACGCTGAAGGTCCTCTCCCTGCTCTGGCTTCTCTACTACGTGGCAAGCACCACCCGCCGACCACATGCCGTGCTGTACCAAGATCCCCACGCGGGGCCCCTCTGGGTGCGGG GTTCCCTAGTGCTCTTCGGCACCTGCACCTTCTGCCTCAACATCTTCCGAGTGGGCTACGATGTGAGCCACATCCGCTGCAAGTCACAGCTGGAGCTTGTCTTCCCTGTCATCGAGATGGTCTTCATCGGCGTCCAG ACCTGGGTGCTCTGGAAACACTGCAAAGACTGTGTTCAGGTCCAGACCAACTTCACTAG ATGTGGCCTGATGCTGACCCTGGCCACGAACCTGCTGCTGTGGGTTCTGGCCGTTACCAATGACTCCATGCACCGAGAGATTGAAGCTGAGCTTGGCATCCTCATGGAAAAATACACAG GCAATGAGACCAACACCTGTCTGTGCCTCAATGCCACCACGTGTGAAGCTTTCCGAAGGGGCTTCCTGATGCTGTACCCCTTCAGCACTGAGTACTGCCTCATCTGCTGTGCCGTGCTGTTTGTCATGTGGAAGAATGTGGGCCGCAGTGTGGCATCCCACATGGGTGCCCACCCTGGCACTGTGCCCTTCCACCTGCACGGGGCCATCTTCGGGCTGCTGCTGGGCCTGCTGGTGCTGTTGGCAGGCGTGTGCGTCTTTGTGCTCTTCCAAATCGAGGCCAGTGGCTCTGCCATTGCTTACCAGTATTTCACCCTCTACTATGCCTTCTATGTGGCTGTGCTGCCCGCCATGAGCCTGGCATGCCTGGCAGGCACAGCCATACATGGGCTGGAGGAGCGAGAGCTGGACACGGTCAAGAATCCTACCCGCAGCCTGGATGTGGTGCTGCTGATGGGTGCTGCACTGGGCCAGATGGGCATCGCCTATTTCTCCATTGTGGCCATTGTGGCCAAGCACCCGCATGAGCTGCTCAACCGCCTCATCCTGGCCTACTCGCTGCTGCTCATCTTGCAGCACATCGCTCAGAACCTCTTCATCATCGAGGGCCTGCACCGGCGCCCACTCTGGGAGGCAGTTCCCGAGGGCCTGGCAAGAAAGCAGGAGGCTGAGCCTCCCCGCAGAGGCTCCCTGCTGGAGCTGGGCCAGGGCCTGCAGCGGGCCTCACTGGCCTACATCCACTCCTACAGCCACCTCAACTGGAAGCGGCGGGCCCTCAAGGAGATCTCACTCTTCCTCATCCTCTGCAATATCACA CTGTGGATGATGCCTGCATTTGGCATACACCCGGAGTTTGAGAATGGGCTAGAAAAGGATTTCTACGGCTACCAGATATGGTTCACCATCGTCAACTTCGGCCTGCCTCTGGGGGTCTTCTACCGCATGCACTCTGTGGGAGGCCTGGTGGAGGTCTACCTGGGGGCCTGA